The nucleotide window TGATACCAGGCACTATAATTATATGCAGCTTGATTTGCCTGCATATCTCCATCAATCAACTGTGTAGATGCCAAAGTCGCATCCTCCGTATGTACTTTCTTCTCATCTGGTTCCtctgatctgcaaaatgaagtAGCAAGCTTTCAGGTTTCTAGGGATTTTCCGAGATTTTCATCATCCAGGAAGCTCAGTGTCCTTCACGATGAAACTCAGACCTAATTGGTTAGCATTATTATGAAGCGGGGGTTTGGTTTATAAACATACCCATTTTCGGCCTTCCTTTTTAGAGAATCTTGTTCTTTTAGTAGTGCTTGGTGTTCATCATAAGCATCCAAGAGTCTGAGAAAGATAAAATGCTCATGTTAGGCTGGCATAATGAATACTGGGACTAAAGCCGCTCCTGCAGAGGTGCCACAAATGGTGGTCACTGCCAGGCTTTGTTCCTTTTACATTGGGCTGATCTGCCAGTCTCCTTCATCACAGATCTCCAACTAGAACCCCTTCCTGAGTGGGCCTTAAGAAACCCCTATAATTGGATCTCCAACCTGTGAACTCTTCAAAACCATCCACTGTCTCCACACTGCTGTCTGTGCATCTCTCCCACAAGCCTCTGCCCATTTTCATTCTTATTTAAAATGAAAACATGGCACTTCAGTTTCCCGCTACCCCCCGCCCCGTTTAAATTCAGCACCTGACAAGGAGATTGCCAGTAGCTGGGAATATGTTTATCGTTTTCAAAGAGTCCCACCCCAGCCTGCATATCTGAGGGCAACTGAAATAAGATTTGCCCCCAAGAGCCATCCGCTCAAAGGGAATTATCAAGTTTAACTATGAAATTCCTAAATCTACCTGGTAGCATTAAgccgatttttttttccttcaagttCTGGAGCAGAAACCCTCATCATTCCTAGGACATACTTCATACAGTATGTCCCAGTACTGCTGTTTCATCATTCATAAGTATTACCGAGGCGCCTGTTGGAAAGGTCTCCGGGTTGGAAAAATATCTGATCAAGTCACTATGTAATAACGGTTCAGTCTAGGGAGCAAATAGGTCTGGAATCCACGGGCAAGGCTTCCTATGTTCACCCTACTTGAGTGAGAAAGGCAGAAAGTAGCAGTTAAAAAAGAATCACGGATTTCATACCCTCAGTGTTATCAAGGTGTATagtttatggattttttttttttaccatgccCTAGAGCAATCTATGCACACTAGCTTGGTTGAGAGGCTGGACTTTTAAAAAACAACCATTTTAATAACAGCGGGGAATTATTTACCTTTGTACCTATCATGTACTACTCAaaactattatttttttaaatgattatgatgctatttgttaagtacttcatatgtgccaagccctggcacTGTGgtaagacagaagataatcaggttggactgtacttagtacactgaTTACATTTCGTACTGTCATGGAGGGAATCAATTCTCAACCCAAACCCACTGATGAACTATGTAGACAAAACGAGAGAAATGCACTGAGTTGTGTTGAACAGAAGTTCACTTACATCAATGAAGTCTTCTTTATAActtatgaatgagtgaaaaagaaGGTTTCGCTAGCAACGACGGGACTTGGAAGTTGGTTGTACGCACGTCCCATCGTTTTAGTTCACTGGGGCGACGTAACGTGTATGGCAATTAATACCACCACCTTTTCATGCATTCAactacatttactgagtgcttactgtgtgcaggctacCTCTCCAAGAATCCAAAGCACTCAAAAATTGTAATCTTAGTCACAACAGCACCAATGAGTAAGGAAGGTGCAAGTTCTTTTTTAGTGGCTGGATGAACCCAATGAAACCACTTTCCTCAGTGAGAGTAAATGCCTGAGTCCACCCGGAACCTAAATACCTCAACTCTGCCTGAAGACAGAGTAAGAGCATGtcactgaatttttcttttttaatctacAAGAGTAGATCGTGACTCTCTCCGTATATAGCCGTGACCTGGTCCTCCGTAAGTGATTTCTGTTTCTAGAAATTCACAGACCGGGGCAGAAGGGCGCCCGCGGGCACTGGATTTTTAAAAACTTACCACGCATCTGACGGTGTTAACGTGAACACGTACAAATCAGAACATGCTGTCACAGTGGACAAGGGAAAGAACAACTGAGCCAGTTTCCCAAGGGGGTCAGGGCCAATGCAAAAGATCCTAATTCAAGGCGCCGACCGCGTCTTCCAAGCCCTCTgtggccagtcaatcgtatttgagcttTTACTCCATCCCAACCTGCGGAGAAAGGCTgagaccctcctctccctctcagccgCTAGGTATCGGCTTTTCTCTTACCTTCCATCCACATCTGGCCTGAATGTGGCAAAGAAAGGTAGGAGCGACTTCTGCTTTAATGGAGTCGGTCAAGAATGAGCTGCAGGTTCACGCCCCCGGCCCTTTCCTTACCAAAACCTAAAGTTCCGcaagctgggaaaaaaaaatccttagctCCAGCCCTGCCCCCAGAGTAGCTCTCACATCCCTGGCATCCAggatccctccccttccccagctggaGCAGAAGACAGGTGGAGCGGAGCTGTTTCTACTATtacagtggggatgggggaggggagaaactggCAGAAGACACCGGTTCTCCATAATACTTAAGTTGTTTCTGTTTGTCTCTTCTTCCCCTgccagattataaattccttgggagcagggacaaTCTTCAATTTAGTATCTTCTCTGGAATATTACCAGGGACCTACAGAAATGCTATGCACAAAGCAGACACTCATTAAAtgttagaaataaataaaaatattttttttcctctccaaccacagTTTTGAATATCTACACTCTTATCTTCTGCACACCATTCTGGCCACCAGAACACACTAGCTGCGAAACCCCTATTTTCTACGGTTGTGGATGATATCATTTCAAGGCCGCCAACACGAGCACTGCAcgtagggaggcagtgtggctgagCGGGAAAAGGTGGAGAGGAGACCGATAAAAGGGTTTAACGAAGAGCAGGGCACAGGAGGGAGGCCaaggatggaaaggaaagcgTAAGAGACTGCAACGCAGTTACGAGATGAAAACAAAAGACGGAGTCAGTCGGAGAGGAACAAACCGCTAGCAAGACAGAAACAGTCAAAAGGCAAAGGACGGCGGGGAATGAAGTACGCAAAGGAGAGGCTGATAAATacgggaaggaaaaaggaaagcagATCAACAGAACCGTAGAGGAAGACGCAAATGACTAAGGGAGACAAGAAGAATagagagggacaggagggagggaggaggaaaatcacAATGCTTTTAACCTGGACAAAAAATatctggtaatttttttttttaactaaactAAATAACGAGACTGAACCATGGATTGTTCTGGCGAGCAGAAAGACTTCTTGTTATAAGGGAAGTCTTTTAACAAGGGTTTAGAACAGGCCCAGGGATTTCCAAAGTGCAGCTACAATACGGCGGCTCCGGGCCCTGATGCCCACCATTTCCAGCCGCCCACCACCGCTCTCCCGggcctgggcagggcagggctggcaACGGCAGAGGAGACGGAAAGCGGGCAGTAGCGAGTGGTGCAGACCCCCATTTGGTGAGCAAGGGTCGTCCTCCCTCCGGTAGCTCCGGGGAAGAAACGGTGGGAATTGATGACAGCGACAAGCAGGGCCTTATGCAGTTTCTCTGTTTAAAACGGATTCTGGAGAACGTTCCCGAGAAACTGGCCCCCCGGCGCCTAAGTGAGGGGCGCAGAGGAAGGGAATCCCCCAATGCGGTTGCCATCCCCTCGGCGACGAGCTTAGCACAGGCTGCCGATACGGCAGTCTACTCGCCCCTCTGGAGCCAGTATGGCAATGAAAAGAAAACCTTGACAGGATTAGGATAACTGTGAAAGAAAGCCTCGCCGAGGTCAGTTCTCAATCCAACTCCATTCTCGGGAGGGACGGCAACCCCAGTAAAAGAGTGCAGGTTTGCACACCCCACCCCCTAGAGCAGCGCCAGAGGGATGCCTGGGTtaggagtggggaaggacaggaagaggagcagggaaagaCCCAACAGGATACTGCTGAGTCTGCCACGGTGAACGTTGTTATATCTGTTCTAGCTCTTCACCGATGGCATTCATGGACCGTCACAGCGTCAGGCAAGACAGCCATTCTCCCGAGGACAAGACGGAGGGAAACCCCAGACTTAATGATCTCCTGGGTAGGAGTGACGACACCTATTCAGAGCCCACTGGGAAcgatgcactgcactaagcgatcgGGAGAGTTCAGCAACatacacaaggagcttagacgCCGAACTGTTCACTCTCCCGCTTCAACGATTAAGCCATTAATTACAGGTCCATCCAGCCTGCTGCCTGATCTCTGACTGGCCAAAGAACGCATTAAAGGCGCGCTGGTAGCGTGACCTCGGTCCAACATTCACCCTTCCACGGCTCACAGGACAGCGATTTGGCATGGCACGCTTAGCTTTAAAGCTTAATAGTACATCGATCCCCTTGGCGTCTGTGAGACGAAGCACGCGGGAACAGCCTATCCTGTCCGACAGCTGTTGGCTTTCCAAAATACAAGCGGTTGAAACCCACTGGCTTCAGGAAAATGTGCCCTCCAACTATGCGGTATAAAAAGCctggcccctctccccccgccctcatCCTATCAAAGGGAAACAAAAACCGAGACAAAACAGAAAAAGCCCTAACACTATCTACATCTCAAACCCAAGATCTCAAGTGCTTCCTCTCCTTGACCTTTTAGAGTTAAGGCCTTACTTGTTCACATCAGATCCaaagtcctcaagaaactccactttTCGCTGAGAAAATGTAATCCTCATCTTCATAGGCAAAGAGCCATGCAAAGCTTTGTCAAAACAGGTGAGGATGCTTTCTTCATTTTGTTTGAGGTCACCGCTATATTCCATTTCAAGAATGTTGAGGTATAACTTTGGGTTCTCCTGTGCAAACGACAATAGGGGGAATCCACAATaattttacttttctatttaaaaCAAATCAGAACAGTAATGATAACTGCAAATGaaagctgggttcaaatccctactccgccaattgtcagctgtgtgactttgggcaagtcacttcacttctctgggcctcagttccctcatctgtaaaatggaaatgaggactgtgagccccccgtgggacaacctgattaccttgtatcctccccagagcttagaacattgctttgcacatagtaagcacttaacaaataccatcatcatcattattattattattattattattattattattattgttaatgctaCTCTCATGGAGGATTTCAGCACAGATCCAGGGAGATAAATCTACCGGCCCCGCTGATTCTCTCCAACCAACAGGGAGAGTTCGACTTGTTAATGCCAATTACTTGGGCTCTACCATGGTCTCAAATACCAACGGAGACACAAGATAGGAAGATTCATtccttaataactgtggtaatcatttaatacatttaataattcattctttaataattgcggtatttgtgaagcgcttactacgtgccaaacactgtactaagcgctggggtagattccaggtaTGGAGGTTGGACagaacccctgtcccacagtgggctcacatagctTAAggacaataataagaatggtgtgtgttaagcgctgactgtactgatcgatggggtggatacacacaaatccagttggactcagtccctgtaccatgtggtgCGCACAGTCTCAAggtccactttacagaggaggtaaccgaggcccagagaagtgaagtgacttacccaaggtcacacagcagacaagtggtggagccaggaggagaacccggcccaggcccgggctctatccgctacgccacgctgcttctcaggctcagtcagaaggaggaggcctgaatccccattttataaatgaggcaactgaggcacagaggagttaagcgactcgcccaaggccacacagccgacaagtggcagagcaatgataagaactcaggtcctctgacacccaagcccgtgctcttcccacaaggccaaCCTGCTTCCTGTCTTCTGCAATACGTTTTTAAAAGCAAGAATGGCAACATCAGCTTAGAGGGACTGGTGTCTTCATGTAGTAATGAAACCCATTACACATACAGACCGAACCTGTCATCACGGTTGCCCACGTAGAGAACACGCTTGATTAGGAGATGTTAAAAGGCCCCGGGAGACATAAGCACCTACTTTATCTCGCTCGATGGCTTCCCAGAGCACCTTTCTCGCTTTGGGAAGGTTCTTCTGTATTTTGAAAAGGTGACGAGCCAGTTTGATGGCATAAAATGAAGACTCATTACTGGACTTGGTATTCCTCATGGCGTCCTGAAGCAGGCACTCAGCTTCTTCCATGTTTCCGTGTCGCCGTTCTAAACTGACTCTTCTCAGACGTACCATCGCCAGCCCCAAGACGCACTCCTCGAATGCCTTCAGGATCCTCCTGGCTTCGTTAATATTCCCTGCGAGGATCAGGCTGATATTTAGCACCTTTTAGGGGAGTCGGTGCATCCCTCCCCTCAAAAAATGGTCCGATGCGGCACAGTTCAAAAACAGACAACCAAATGATGGTATGTGACTGCCTAAAGagcgctaggcactgtgctaagcacgcaAGACAGTACCACCGAAAGCAAGGAACTGAGGGGGTTGACCGACAGACAAAAAATGATATACAGACAGTGGGAGCACGCGGAAGAACAAGGACAGAGTGGTAAGAGAAAGAAGCATTTCAGCGTGTGCCCGGCCCTTACCCTGTTGTTCTTCAAATGCAGCCCACAGCATGTGAACCATGGGTTTCTTTGGAAGATGTATCGTACAAGCCCTGCTGTAGACATGCCTCACCCCTTCGTTGCTGTGGTTCTCCATGTACTTGGCATACTACATACAGAAGAGAGTGCACATTGAATGAGTTAAGGTGGAGCCAGCCAATGAATACACTACAGAACGATAAAATTCTATTTTTAAACCCATTCAGCACCTTTATTGAACCACTAGACTAGTTTCTGTAAGGAAGGACGAAGAGAGGCAACGAGGTTGGCATATGCAGCAGTCAAATCTGGTTGCAAGCAGACCATCTCCTAATGCAACAGATATAGTTATATGAACAACGTTCACAGTAGTACAAAAGGTTAGTCACTAGATCAATGTTTGCAATCTGCAAAAACTCAGTCGGAGGTCATTTTCTTACCTTAATCCAGAAGTCCTCATAGAGGGCACATGAAATGACACATCTTTCAAAGAGAACCACTACACGTTCGTGAGTTCCATTTTCAATTTCAAATTCTAGGTACTCTTTCCAGTTTTTTAGCTGGGCCTTCTCTAATGGCTTTACATGGAAGTATGGTCTTTTTATCTGGAATAGATGCATAACACGGCGATGATAATTCACAAATACAAACACGGTTCCGGAAAATCAATACGATGGATACGAATTTTTTTTATGGCTGTAGGTGATTAGGTGATAGCCTGATTTCTACCCTTcaaaaaatttttttttccaaaaccagGACTAAGTCTATTTGAATGAAAAACAGTTGTTTTCCACAAGATTTTACCGCATGCTATTAAAAATAGTCTATCTCCACTGTCATCAATAAAATTGATGACCTACAGGACTTCATCATTTATATCTGAATTCTTTATTTTTCCCCTCTGAAGCTTCCCTTCTTTCAATCCTGGAAAAACACCTCCAAACTTGGGTGATCAGAACCCACGATCAGTTCTTTTCTGTCCAGAAGAGAGTCCAAaacaagacataataataataagaagaaagatTTGCGTGTTAAGCTTTTAGACCAACCCTGGAATCCGCTAACCTAAGCTAAACACGGATGTTTCTTTTTATACTGCTCTGTAAGCCACTGGCAGTTTAGGAAATTATGTCATTTTAAAACACCATGAaggagtagaatcaatcaatggtatttactgagagtttactatgtgtagagtactgtaactaagcacctgggagaatacgacagagttggcagtcacgctccctgcccataacaagttcacagtccagaggggagcttGAGTAGGAGAAAAATATAGATGGCTTCTATGTTAACCAGAAAAATGAAAGCATAAACAAAGCCTGAAATTAACCCATTTTAAAGTAATAAAACCAAATACCCTCCACATATGATGCATTTTTCTACTCTTCAAAAGTCCACCCACTATATGCTACAATAATTGGCTTCATTTTTTTAGAAAGTTAGCCAACTTCGAGATGACGTCCATCCAAATGACACCAAAACTgacagagtgagtgagtgagagtgtgggGGGTGAAAGGGAAAGACTCTTGGGCACACCTGGCCAGATCTCACTTGGAAGAAGAGTACAGTTGGCCATCAGGCTACCTTTCCCTGGGAACACGGTACTTATGCTGCagtcagagagggaaaggggtggggagagaaggagacccACCAGGTCCGCTCTTCCCAGAGAATAAGGCTGCTGCAATAGCTATGGGAAGACATAGGATTGGCCATTaccccctctctcctttcatcGGAAATGGCCCTTGCACACTACATCACCCAACGCCTGTGTTCTCTATACCACAGCAGAGCAGGATGACGTTACTCGTCCGCCCCATTCTAATTACTTTTAATGATGGAAtacgagggagacagagagaaccaCAACCTATTACAGAACCAAATAACTGTAAGCAATTTAAATGCCTAAACACTGAAACACCGAGTCAGTGTTACGAAAATTCAACTCAGTGATGGGAGTCAGATAGAACAGTTAAATAAAGTCTGAATCAAAATGAAATATGGCTTTGTTGCAAAATTCTGCTCCAGGAGCTTCACAATGTTTCAGTACTTAAGAGAACTGAATCAGAGGCCAAACGGATATATTTTAAGCATTCCcaagatgataaaaaaaaaaattctaggtAAACTAAAAATAAGGAAGAACTGAAACGCAAATCGAACTGTTTGGCCACACAATGTTGAAACAGGGCTACCCTGCAGAACTGAGCACCTTTACTTAAGGAATATTTTAAACATACTTACTCCTTCTTCAAATGTCCACCTTTTGCTAACCTCATGCTCATTGTGGTTAAATATTTCTTGATGAATCTCAATGAGTCTGTGCCTCATGTTTTCTATTTCAGTGATTAGCTTGGAAAGGGAAAAAGCGAAGAAATTagctgtacactcccaaatttCATTTAACTTAAGCGTCAGGAAGCTCTGAGCTAGGAACCATGATCGACCCCCTACTTGTTCTAGCGAATAATCACAGCATTTAAGCCCACTAACAATGTGCGAAGAACGgtgctacgcactggggtagatatgatatcCCCAGACAGTCCTTGCAGAAATTCTTATAACGAAAAAGCAAGTAATAAATAACAAATGAATTACAGGATTTTCCTTCATATTGTTTTTACTGATGAGAGAATGGCATGTAATTAACTAGTCAAGAAAAAGTGCACTTGACCCCTTCACACATCAAATTTTCCAGATTGTGAGGGTGGTTTTTCAAAGATCACTTCTAGTGCAAAGAGTTCCTCAAACTATTCTTCTCATATGTGAGCTGGGCTGCCTTTGGGTAGCTCCCTTAAATGCCATGAGAACTAGTGTTTTACTGTTTAAAAACGCTCCAgactctagattctaagctcatttgtggaaggggaatgtgtctcctgtcctctctcaagcacttagaacagtgctctgcacacagtaagtgctcagatatgACTGATTAAAAAGCGTGAGTCCACTGGCAAAGGAATCCGTGGTAGCCTCGAGCGTTTACCAAGCACTAGAGCAAAAATTAGCCTCTGGGTGATGTTTACCTTTGCTGGATCGGTTATGTCTTCGATCCCGGATGGGAGGTCATCGCCAGGTGGACCATCGTCGGCACTATGACCGTTCACGGAAGCCAATTCCCTGCGCAACTGAATGAACTGCTCAGCAGTTAACAGATCTCTGGGCAAGTTATTCTGAATATGTTCTCTAAATCTGAAACAAGCAGGAGGCAAATACAGGGGATGAAGTGGTTGGGTTACAGCCCCATTCCACATTCCCTCAAAGACATTTTCACCgatttctccctgctacttagggtACCACAAACTTCAACATGTTTCAAGGCAGTTCTGAATCGTACAAAGAGCCTAAaagttctcaaaaaaaaaaacaaaccaaaacccaCAGGCAGTTACAGTGAAACTGACACAGGATTTCACTTTCTTGTAAAATACCTGAAAGGGCAGTTTTTTCACCTTCTACATGAATGATGGTCACTGCTCAAAGTTACCCACCGCTAGTACAACATTTTTCGAAAACTACTCGTCTATGAAAGATATGGCATCTTTCAGAGCGGGCTGTCTGTCGGCTCGGTAGCTACCCCGGGTTTCAGGGCAggggccccagctgggacagaaaACATTCCAGCCGTGCTCAGACTGTCCCTCCTGTCCCATAGAAGCTTAGGGCCACCCGGCACCCCTAAAATGCAGGGATCATATCCGTGACTGGAGTTGGGGGGGACGGGACAAAACGAACACCTGGCGGAAGGGCCACACCGACTCTCGGGATAAGAAGCAGAAGCCAGGCGAGTCTGGGGGATTGTCCGACTTTGACGTCTGATCCCGGTTAGGACTTGAGGGAATCGCCCACGTgtggcctcccctccccccggggtGGGCTCCCTTGCTCCGCTGAAGCTCTGGCCGCTGGATGGGTAGGAGACTGAAGAATAAAGGAAACACACATGGGAAAATATAACAAAGTGGACcagaagaaaggaaaacagggtgagatggggcggtgggggggagtcAGCTACTGGGGGACTGGAAGGAAAGTCTAAGGGGCAGAGTTAGAGGGAGGAAGCCAACAGTCCAAGAAATACAGGAGAAACagacaggaagggaagaggaagacagCCAGAGGGATGGGTAAACCTTACTAGTAGAAGCTCCTGGGGGAAACCACTGGCAAAAATACGCTCCACGAGGCACACCATACCGGTGGGTGCTGGGGCCTGGAGGGGCTGGAGAGCCGCGTGCATGGCTCTCAGGGGAGGCTAATGCTGCAATCCAGCCATCCCCATTTCTGCCACTCTCTCCACTGCCACTATGTTGGCAGAGCCACGTTGGGGCCTTGGAGGTGGCAGTAAGTCGCATCACCTGAGAGCCCAGAATATATGCCCTAGCTACAgtcgccaccacttgtcagttcaGGTCGCTGCTCCCAAGACTCATGTTCCATCCCGGGCACACCCTGCCACCAAAGAGGACGCACGGCGAGAAGTGAGGACCTGAATCCAGAATCAGCAAAACCTTGCAGTCCCCGGCATGAGCTCATTGTCCCGTCTCTGACTGGAGGCTGGAGTGCCGCCAGGATTGCTTCATGGGCCAGCCATGCCAAGGGCCACCAACGCCCGTCTACACCCATAATTGTTTTTCCACACAACTCCTTGCTGCCACCTCATTTAGATGCCCTTCCTCTGGTATCGCTCCACCCTACAGAACTCCCTAACTCCTTTGTCTATTCGCAATGCATTTTGAGGTCAATTATGGATCTTTAAATTTCTGGCTACATCAGCGTTCTCTGTCCGACCGTCAAATCGAGGGACACAGGCTTACCTACCACACTGTCCTTCAGTTACCGCTGTACCCTTAGTTCTGCCTGAACCCTGTTTTTTCACTCCATGTGTAGGACAGAACACAACGGTAGAACTGGGGACCGTTCCTCCAACCTCCGCAGGTCTGTCTGGATGGAGGGCGATGCGCTTTTAGAAGAACATGCCCtgcacccccatcttacctccttcccttccccacagcacctgcatatatgtatatatgtttatatatatttattactctatttatttattttacttgtacatatctatcctatttattttgttagtatgtttggttttgttctctgtctcccccttttagactgtgagcccactgttgggtagggactgtctctagatgttgccaatttgtacttcccaagcgcttaatacagtgctctgcacatagtaagcgctcaataaacacgattgatgatgatgatgatgatgatgcacgcaAGTGCAGCGTCAGGCAGGAGGAGAGTGCCAACCCACAAGGCAGGTTTTCCTCACGGGAAGGTTCTGAAAGAACACAGCCCCCTGGTTACAGGAGAGCAGGTGTAGTTCTTCAGCTCTTCTTTTGGGGTGTTCATTTTAGTGAGCTATAGCACCCGTCTGAGATGACAGAGTCAATTCGTTTTCAAATATACAAACAGAAGAGAGACCCGGTCTCTGCCCTTCTGTTGGCTGTCTCTGTCCGGTCTCTCTCCAGGGTCCAGCTCTTCTGCAGCTCCCTTCTCCCCAAACTGCCCTTCTGGGTTGAAATTCTCAGGCTCCAGCCCCTCGGGACTCCCCCGTCTCCACTCCTTCCGCCTCTCCCTCCAACCCACCCCACCGACGCATGCTGATTCaatcatacgattgatgatgatgatgctgggatgATCACTCGTAGGCTGGGAGTCGCCTCTGACCCGGCATACTACCGCGCTATTGGGAACCGAACACGAGGAGATGTTCCTTGCAGTCTCACCCGATAAACGGTCCTCACAGTGCTGAGCAAATTAGTAATGGAATTACCCGAAACCTTCGGTATCCCCTTACCTCTGGAAATGATGGCTGTAGAGCTGCGTTGGAATGCCAAGAATTCGATCGTATATAGCCGTGACTTCCCTCAGGTTTCCCTGTTCATTTTCCCAGTTTATATACATTTCCCACAGTCTGTCGGAGCGGAAATCCGTTCCCGCAGCTAGCACAGCATGTTCAAAGGTTCTGCAAAAACAGATCGTATCTAGGTTATTTACTCTGACGGGCTCTCAAGAAAGCGTCTCTCGGCTTTTTTAAGATGATATTCAgacagaatactaataataataatgacggcatttattcagcgtttactacgtgcaaagcaccgttctaagcgctggggaggttacaaggtgatcaggttgtcccgcgggggctcacagtcttaatcccccttgaaCTTCATTCACCCCCGAGTGGGCGGAAACTGGAAAATTACCCCAACATTTCCGAAAGCTCCTTCAACAGGAAGGACCTGGCCGGCCAAGCCGGGTAGAAAGGGCTCGGCTATTCCAAGATTTGCCTTTTGCCCTCGGAGCGACAACTCTGGTTGTGCTTCGGGGCTGTAgagtcgggggtgggggcgggacacCCCCCCCCGTAATCAGAGCGCTCGCCGTGTGTGGGTTTCGGATGGTTCACCTACCCTCTCACTGTATGGCACGTCTCCGCA belongs to Tachyglossus aculeatus isolate mTacAcu1 chromosome 14, mTacAcu1.pri, whole genome shotgun sequence and includes:
- the PRPF39 gene encoding pre-mRNA-processing factor 39 — protein: MQNSTSMDAYSISSNGNPASSSEVATEQPADFRTEIMNVTEMEQSPAGSPSVNEEPADESEITNVGELPGTDVEAQFPAEYEKFWKAVEDNLQDFTGWVYLLQYVEQENHLLAARKAFDKFFTHYPYCYGYWKKYADLEKRHDNIKQSDEVYRRGLQAIPLSVDLWIHYINFLKETLEPGDAETCHTVRGTFEHAVLAAGTDFRSDRLWEMYINWENEQGNLREVTAIYDRILGIPTQLYSHHFQRFREHIQNNLPRDLLTAEQFIQLRRELASVNGHSADDGPPGDDLPSGIEDITDPAKLITEIENMRHRLIEIHQEIFNHNEHEVSKRWTFEEGIKRPYFHVKPLEKAQLKNWKEYLEFEIENGTHERVVVLFERCVISCALYEDFWIKYAKYMENHSNEGVRHVYSRACTIHLPKKPMVHMLWAAFEEQQGNINEARRILKAFEECVLGLAMVRLRRVSLERRHGNMEEAECLLQDAMRNTKSSNESSFYAIKLARHLFKIQKNLPKARKVLWEAIERDKENPKLYLNILEMEYSGDLKQNEESILTCFDKALHGSLPMKMRITFSQRKVEFLEDFGSDVNKLLDAYDEHQALLKEQDSLKRKAENGSEEPDEKKVHTEDATLASTQLIDGDMQANQAAYNYSAWYQYNYQNPWNYGQYYPPPPT